From the genome of Mucispirillum schaedleri ASF457:
TCGCATATTGGCAATAGATGAAAATATAGAAAATACACCAAGAGCAACAATAGAAGAAATGGCTGCAGCAATTAGAAGCTCTAAAAGAGTAAAGCCCTTTTTCATCACATTCCAAACCCTGTGCCGCCTGAGGCTTTTTCATAATAAATAAAGGTTGTGCTTGCACTGCTTGTGGAGACTGTCATTGTGATTTTCTGCACCATAGGCACACCTGATGATTCTTTTAAAAAGGAATAGTGAACTAATGTTCCATTATAATCTTCCACATCTTCATAGGCTTTATTAGGAAAATTAATCTGGCGGCTTATTCTATCATATCCTCTTTCTATAACAAACATTTTTTCTTTTGCAGAAATTAGTGTTTTTAATGACATATTTTGCAGAGAGTAAATACCAAGCATACTAATGCTTAGCACTGCAAGAGCAATCATTACTTCTAAAAGAGTAAAGCCTTTTTCTAATTTATTCTGCGTCATTATTCCTCAGTTTTTTTATATCTTGTAGTCATAAGCAGCGGCATAGATTCTATTACTCTGCCGTCATCAAGAGTTAATTCAAAATAATCACATATTCCATCAGGATATATTCTAACTGCATATTCATTTCCCTGAGTTTGATAGCGGTTAATCACAGCATCTTTTACTTCTTTAATATCAGGTATTGTTTTAGTTTCTTTATCATGGTTTAATAAGTTGGCACTTCCTTTAAACCCAGTAATAACAATAGGCTGACCAAGCTCAATAGAGCGTTCCCATTCTGCTTTTATAAGTTTATCTATATAATCAAGCTGCGGGTCTATTCCTACACTTTTTGATGTAAATTTAGGAGTTAAGCTCATAAGACCTATGCCTATAATAAGCATAACTATCATTATTTCCATTAAAGTAAATGCTTTTTTATATTTTCCTATTTTATACATAGATGAAAAACAAAGGGAAAGTATAATTTTTACAGCTTTCCCTCATATATTTAAATTACTGTCCTATCGTATATGATGCAATATCTGCATTATAATTTTCACCACCTTCCTGACCATCAGCTCCAAACGATATAATTTCATAATCTCTATTTTCATCTTCAGTAGGGCTTCTGTATATATAGTCGTTGCCCCATGGGTCTTTTGGAACAGTAGATGTTGAAAGGTATCCGCCCGGGCTCCAGTTATTTGGCACAGGTTCTAATTCAGGTTTTTCAACAAGTGCCAGTAACCCCTGGTCAGTAGTAGGATAGTTGCCGTTATCAAGTTTATACATATTTAAGCCGCTTTCTAAGGCTTTAATGTCATTTATTGCTTTTGTAACTCTTGCTTTATCTGGTGCACTCATAATTTTTGGACCAATAAAAGTAGCTAAAAGCCCTAAAATAACAAGAACAACCATAAGCTCAATCAGTGTAAACCCTGGATGCATTCTTCTTTTTTTCATATTTAACAACCTCTTTCATCTATTAAATTTATCAGAAAATATCATAAATCATTAAAAAAATCAATAAATCATTTAATTTTTGTAATTATTGAGCTATACATATTAGTATATGAAAAAAATATATTTCCAATAATAGTCTTTACTGCTGTATCAGTATATTTTATATGCTGTATTTTTCTTTGTGGTATATCTAATATCTCTTTATATAATATTATCCTTTTTTTATTTGCTGTGCCTTTATTTGAAGAGTTTATTTTCAGGGGATTAGTTCAAGACAAGATAAATAATTTTTTCAAATCTTGTAATTTTCTACATATTTCATTTGGCAGTTTTATATCATCGCTGATATTTACATTTATCCATTTGCTGTTAAATGATTTTGCATTGTTTAACCTTATGGTATTCATTCCATCTTTATTTTTGGGATATTTATATGATACATATAAAACACTTACTCTGCCAGTTTTGTTTCACAGTTTCTTTAATATTAATGTATTTCTGTCATATTCTTTTTGATAATGTCTTGATAAGTTAGTAATTTTTATTACTGAGAATAAGTTATAGAGAATAAAATATGTATCTGTCTCGCCGCCGCAAATCTCATAAAGTAATATTTTGTTATTTCATTCCTTATGCTCCAATTGTATAACCATTCTCAATTTTTTCTCCATTGTCACTATAACTCGCTATGCTCAGACAAATAGCTGACAAACCATTCCAAAAAAAATTGTTCATATAAAATTAAGTCGCAAAGATAATGAAATAACTTAGGGTATCTGCTGTAAATAGAAATAATCTATAAATATTTCTTATTTATTACAATTATAATTTAGAACTTTTTAGGACAATATCATATTCTTTTTGAATTGTATTAAAAAAATGTCATTATCATTTGCGGACATAAGAGAAAAATTTTGTTGCAATTTTATTAAAAATATACATAATATGTAAAAAATTATTTGCAATTTATGTAATAAATTGATATTTCATATAGCATGGTAAATTTTAAACTTCCTTATATAATTTATCCTATAGTTACAGGTATCGCAGCAGGTTATTTAATTTCAGTAATAGTGGGGAGTGCTTTTATGGCACCAAAGCCGCTGCCTGTGCCAAGGATAAAAAAAATAGAAAAAGCTAATTTAGATATTAATAAAGCAGCAGAAAATATTATTGCTGAAAATATTTTTTTATTAGATGTTACTCCTGCTGCGGTTACTGACAGCAGTGGTGTAGATGCAGATGGCAGTCCTATTGTTACAAAAGATGGTGCACCATTAAATCCACCCCCTCCATTTAGAGCTGCTTTAATAGGTGTCATTTATGATGAAATAAACCATGCAGGCATAGCTACTATAAGCCTTGAAAATGATACTGTCAGCATTTCGCTTGGCAAAACAAAAGCAGGTATTACATTAGTTGATTTATCTTTCAGCTTTGCAACTATAGAAAAGGATAAGAAAAGATATTCAATAGTTATAGATAATGGAGCTGTTGTGCAGTCAATACCAAATAAACAGACAGCTTTAAATACTGGTGTAAAAGTGCAGGACAGTGGAACAAATGTTAATATTACTGTTCCAAGAGATGAACTTAAAAATGACTTGAAAGATATAAATAAAGTGCTTCAAAGTGCAAGGGTTGCCACTTTTTATGAAGATGGCAGTTTTGTAGGTTACAGAGTGGCTATGTTAAAGCCGGAATCACCTTTATTAAAACTTGGATTAAAGGTTGGAGATGTTATTACCAGAATAAATGGCAGTGAGCTTACAAACCCAGCAGCATTATTTAATATGTTTTCTCAAGTTGATGATATTTCAGCATTAAATGTGGATATGCTGAGAAATAATGAAAAAAAATCATTGTTTGTGGAAATTAGATGAAAAAGAAACTATTTTTATTACAATTCCTTTTTGTGATATTTTTTGCATGCAGCGGATATGCTCAGCAGAATGATTATACAGTAAACTTTAAAAATGTGCCGATGAAAGATTTTATTACATTTGTATCTGAATTTACTGGTAAAAATGTTATATATAATGAAGCAGATTTGCGGGGTAATGTAACCATTTCTTCTCAAAAGAATATGGATTCAAAAGAAATTCTTGATATTTTTTATTCTGTTATGAAGTTAAATGGTTATCAGCCTGTTACACAAGGAGACAGCATACAGATTATAGCAGAAAAAGATATGCAGGCTTTTGATGAAGAAATAAAACTAAATGGAGTTGGTAGAAATTCAAAAGGGTATATGACTACTGTTATGTCTCTTGATAACTATAATGCTGCAACAATACTTCCTGTATTAAACAGAATGAAATCTAAAACAGGTTATGTGGAAGCAGTAAAAGGTTTAAATATTGTAGTAGTAAGAGATGATGCATCTCGTATTGAGAAAATGACTGCATTAATAAATAAAGTAGATAATATGGCAGCAGGTTATAAATTTTATACACTTTCTTTGCAGTATAGTATTGCAAGTAAAATAGAGCAGCAGATTACTAAATTTTTTAACGAGCTTGCAAAAAATTCTATTAATTCAACTTCGCCAGTTATTATTTCAGATGATATATCTAACACATTAATCATTGCAGCAACAAAAAAGGATTATGAAAGAATATCTACAATAGTAGCAAATCTTGATTCTAAAAATATGGCAATAAATACAGAGCCTAGAGTATTTTATTTAAAAAATGCAAGGGCAGAAGATGTGGAAAAAGTTTTATCAAAACTTGTATCTTCTCTTTCTCAGCAGGCAGGTAAAACTGGCACAGCTGCTACTGCTTCATCTAATTCAAAAGTAAGTATTTCTTCAGATAATGCAACAAACTCTATTTTAGCAATAGGGGACAAAGAGTTATATGATAATTTAGATTCATTAATATCTAAACTTGATGTTCCACGCCGTCAGGTATATGTGGAAGCTTTAATTTTAGAAACAAGTATAGATAAAAGCTCTCAGTTTGGTGTTGAATGGTTTATGGGGGCAGGAAATGGTTCAGGAGCTATTGTTGGCAGCAGTGCAAATACTGGAAATTTGGGAAGTATTATTGGCTCCCTTACTCAAGGAGCATCAAGTATTTCTGGACTTGGCACAGGTCTTGGAATTGGTGTAATAGGTAATATTATATCATTTCAAGGAGCAAAATTTCCATCAATTGGTGCATTAATTTCTGCCCTTCGCACATCAAGCGGTATAAATATTATATCAAATCCACAGATACTTACATTAAACAACTCAGCAGCAGAAGTATTTGTTGGTGAGAATATGCCTTATCAAACAAGTACAAAATATGACTCAAACAATAATCCTATACAAACTTATGATTATAGAGATGTGGGTGTAAAATTAAAAGTTACTCCGCAGATATCCAGTGATGATATGGTAACACTTGCTATTGAACAGGAAATAAAAAAGGTATCTGGCTCAGCAGTAAGCTCAACAGCACCTACTACTCTTACTAGAACAACAAATACAACAGTTAAACTGAAAAACCATTCAATTATGGTTATTTCTGGTATGATAAAAGACGACTCTACTACTACAGTAACAGGTATTCCGGGTCTTTCTCAAATACCTGTTTTAGGCTGGCTTTTTAAAACACAGTCTACTATGACTCAAAAAACAAATGTTATGCTTTTTATTACTGCCCATATTATAGATACACTTGAAGATAATCAAAAACTTATGGAAGGCAAGCGTGCCACAATGGAAGATTTTAATCGTCAGGGTGATGCAGAATTTAATAAAGGTGCTTTTACAGATACAGGCAGGTCTATACAGCTTAAAAATGAAATAGAAGGTTTATCTCCAGAAGAAG
Proteins encoded in this window:
- a CDS encoding type IV pilus modification PilV family protein; translated protein: MTQNKLEKGFTLLEVMIALAVLSISMLGIYSLQNMSLKTLISAKEKMFVIERGYDRISRQINFPNKAYEDVEDYNGTLVHYSFLKESSGVPMVQKITMTVSTSSASTTFIYYEKASGGTGFGM
- a CDS encoding type II secretion system protein — protein: MYKIGKYKKAFTLMEIMIVMLIIGIGLMSLTPKFTSKSVGIDPQLDYIDKLIKAEWERSIELGQPIVITGFKGSANLLNHDKETKTIPDIKEVKDAVINRYQTQGNEYAVRIYPDGICDYFELTLDDGRVIESMPLLMTTRYKKTEE
- the gspG gene encoding type II secretion system major pseudopilin GspG produces the protein MKKRRMHPGFTLIELMVVLVILGLLATFIGPKIMSAPDKARVTKAINDIKALESGLNMYKLDNGNYPTTDQGLLALVEKPELEPVPNNWSPGGYLSTSTVPKDPWGNDYIYRSPTEDENRDYEIISFGADGQEGGENYNADIASYTIGQ
- a CDS encoding JDVT-CTERM system glutamic-type intramembrane protease, which translates into the protein MILFLFAVPLFEEFIFRGLVQDKINNFFKSCNFLHISFGSFISSLIFTFIHLLLNDFALFNLMVFIPSLFLGYLYDTYKTLTLPVLFHSFFNINVFLSYSF
- the gspD gene encoding type II secretion system secretin GspD produces the protein MKKKLFLLQFLFVIFFACSGYAQQNDYTVNFKNVPMKDFITFVSEFTGKNVIYNEADLRGNVTISSQKNMDSKEILDIFYSVMKLNGYQPVTQGDSIQIIAEKDMQAFDEEIKLNGVGRNSKGYMTTVMSLDNYNAATILPVLNRMKSKTGYVEAVKGLNIVVVRDDASRIEKMTALINKVDNMAAGYKFYTLSLQYSIASKIEQQITKFFNELAKNSINSTSPVIISDDISNTLIIAATKKDYERISTIVANLDSKNMAINTEPRVFYLKNARAEDVEKVLSKLVSSLSQQAGKTGTAATASSNSKVSISSDNATNSILAIGDKELYDNLDSLISKLDVPRRQVYVEALILETSIDKSSQFGVEWFMGAGNGSGAIVGSSANTGNLGSIIGSLTQGASSISGLGTGLGIGVIGNIISFQGAKFPSIGALISALRTSSGINIISNPQILTLNNSAAEVFVGENMPYQTSTKYDSNNNPIQTYDYRDVGVKLKVTPQISSDDMVTLAIEQEIKKVSGSAVSSTAPTTLTRTTNTTVKLKNHSIMVISGMIKDDSTTTVTGIPGLSQIPVLGWLFKTQSTMTQKTNVMLFITAHIIDTLEDNQKLMEGKRATMEDFNRQGDAEFNKGAFTDTGRSIQLKNEIEGLSPEEAQKTQSQRDKEKAQREKAEKKAEKERQKAVEKAEKEAAKKSAKEDKKAVEENTKLLTPSAVDNNEENGNQFLNNNEDTGIISPEN